One window of Myxococcus xanthus genomic DNA carries:
- a CDS encoding serine/threonine-protein kinase yields the protein MSGNTLPLAPEARSLGKYEVLCRLSTGGMAEIFLASQRGLAGFHKLVVLKQILPDIRGEEEFVRMFLDEAKVTAAFNHPHIAQVYDLDIADGELFLSMEFVPGATLVEVARACRQANTPIPMGYSLMAVRDTAVALHYAHTFTDPLGRPSPVIHRDVAEKNIMVTYEGVTKLLDFGIAKSLARASRTAVGMVKGTSGYMSPEQIMGEPLDARSDLFSLGVVLHECLTGMRLFYAKQAEAMMNAVLRCEVTPPSRTNKHVPPELDAIVMRALSKRREDRYASTLEFARAIERAVGPLIWHPEQSSELMLRLFSDRREQTRQLLMSGQNDTGDTTGVVNLAKVMAMGVEPSELPTGGVTLPPAPRASGTPRNAAPSPAPRRPTTGAPAASPEAGTVRKAVLQAPPGKRLASRASPADAHAPPPPPAEATTLPPSGGQHVRTQPGMPAHSPEHTVRTQLPGTGRDAGASASTPGEASSRQGSRASAADAQAADREQTQVRGVRSPESPAPPAPGDSRARPIRTPDTLPAADDAHRARSSRATEPTPAGDDAPRTRSSRAHEPAPTSDDAPRARSSRTPEPSPSVNEPPRAEARSRASRTQDGLRASVPTPPPAERDLQTAMIRMPVLPPERGGDTAPVTPSPRRPIPPRRRQGGSSTEPTTQPVRVQDMPMEEDEEESTVQGRGSDTTGPRRARAPQFQPQPARRSRAWMAVTAVVGVLALGVAVVMLGLDGGVVSSRLKPLLGQGAAPSPSQQTAGTRPPVNADKDLAAATATPVAPPVNDGPKDTGDSALVIADVDPATLTDQVPVPDESAPDSDSATEDDAPLKEPRTFKRVRNGTQRSKAVATAPRKAPATPPASESVPAGEPGFLTLVTEPKAQVFLGGQDLGKTPLFKVKLPAGQHNLKLVDATTKAHQVPVDIKPGETTSVRGPLSLLSDP from the coding sequence ATGAGTGGGAACACGCTGCCGCTCGCGCCGGAAGCGCGCTCGCTGGGCAAGTACGAGGTGCTCTGCCGCCTGTCGACGGGCGGGATGGCGGAGATTTTCCTCGCGTCCCAGCGTGGCCTGGCGGGTTTCCACAAGCTGGTGGTGCTGAAGCAAATCCTCCCCGACATCCGCGGCGAGGAGGAATTCGTCCGGATGTTCCTGGACGAGGCCAAGGTGACGGCCGCGTTCAACCACCCGCACATCGCCCAGGTGTACGACCTGGACATCGCGGACGGAGAGCTCTTCCTCTCCATGGAGTTCGTCCCGGGCGCCACGCTGGTGGAGGTGGCCCGCGCGTGCCGGCAGGCCAACACCCCCATCCCCATGGGCTACAGCCTGATGGCGGTGCGCGATACCGCCGTGGCGCTGCACTACGCACACACCTTCACGGATCCGCTGGGCCGCCCCTCTCCCGTCATCCACCGGGACGTAGCGGAGAAGAACATCATGGTGACGTACGAGGGCGTCACCAAGCTGCTCGACTTCGGCATCGCCAAGAGCCTGGCCCGCGCCAGCCGCACCGCGGTGGGCATGGTGAAGGGCACCAGCGGATACATGTCGCCCGAGCAGATCATGGGCGAGCCGCTGGATGCGCGCAGCGACCTGTTCAGCCTCGGCGTGGTGCTGCACGAGTGCCTCACCGGCATGCGGCTGTTCTACGCCAAGCAGGCCGAGGCGATGATGAACGCGGTGCTGCGCTGCGAGGTGACGCCGCCCTCGCGCACCAACAAGCACGTGCCGCCGGAGCTGGACGCCATCGTCATGCGCGCGCTGTCCAAGCGCCGCGAGGACCGGTACGCCTCCACGCTGGAGTTCGCCCGCGCCATCGAGCGCGCCGTGGGGCCGCTCATCTGGCATCCCGAGCAGAGCAGCGAGCTGATGCTGCGCCTCTTCTCCGACCGGCGCGAGCAGACGCGGCAACTCCTGATGAGCGGGCAGAACGACACGGGGGACACCACCGGCGTGGTGAACCTGGCCAAGGTGATGGCCATGGGGGTCGAGCCGTCCGAGCTGCCCACCGGCGGCGTCACCTTGCCGCCGGCGCCTCGGGCTTCGGGAACGCCTCGGAACGCCGCGCCGTCCCCCGCGCCCCGGCGTCCCACCACGGGCGCTCCCGCCGCGTCCCCTGAAGCCGGCACCGTTCGCAAGGCCGTGCTTCAGGCGCCTCCGGGCAAGCGGCTGGCCTCGCGCGCGTCTCCCGCTGACGCACACGCTCCGCCGCCTCCTCCCGCCGAGGCGACGACGCTCCCTCCGTCCGGGGGGCAGCACGTGCGCACCCAGCCGGGGATGCCGGCCCACTCTCCGGAGCACACGGTCCGCACGCAGTTGCCGGGCACCGGCCGGGACGCGGGCGCCTCTGCGTCCACGCCGGGTGAGGCCTCCTCACGCCAGGGCTCGCGGGCCTCGGCGGCCGATGCCCAGGCCGCTGATCGGGAACAGACCCAGGTCCGCGGGGTGCGTTCCCCGGAGTCACCCGCTCCGCCAGCACCCGGGGACTCTCGCGCCCGACCGATTCGCACGCCGGATACGCTCCCTGCCGCGGATGATGCGCATCGGGCACGCTCGTCTCGCGCGACTGAGCCGACGCCTGCTGGCGATGACGCGCCTCGGACCCGTTCATCCCGCGCACATGAGCCGGCTCCCACCTCGGATGACGCTCCGCGGGCCCGTTCATCTCGCACGCCCGAGCCTTCCCCGTCCGTGAATGAGCCCCCGCGTGCCGAGGCACGGTCCCGCGCGTCCCGGACGCAGGACGGCCTGCGCGCCTCCGTGCCCACGCCGCCCCCCGCCGAGCGCGACCTGCAGACGGCGATGATTCGCATGCCGGTGCTGCCCCCCGAGCGTGGTGGGGACACGGCTCCGGTGACGCCCTCGCCGCGCCGCCCCATTCCTCCTCGCCGCAGGCAGGGTGGCTCTTCGACCGAGCCCACCACCCAGCCCGTCCGCGTCCAAGACATGCCCATGGAGGAGGACGAAGAAGAATCCACGGTGCAAGGCCGGGGGAGCGACACAACAGGCCCCAGGCGCGCACGGGCCCCCCAGTTCCAGCCACAACCCGCTCGGCGAAGCCGGGCCTGGATGGCTGTCACGGCGGTGGTGGGCGTGCTGGCGCTGGGCGTCGCGGTGGTGATGCTGGGGCTGGACGGTGGCGTCGTGTCCTCCCGGCTGAAACCCCTGCTCGGCCAGGGTGCTGCCCCATCGCCCTCCCAGCAAACCGCCGGGACACGCCCTCCGGTGAACGCGGACAAGGACCTGGCGGCGGCGACAGCGACGCCCGTGGCCCCACCGGTGAACGATGGGCCGAAGGACACGGGTGATTCGGCCCTGGTCATCGCGGATGTGGACCCCGCCACCCTGACGGATCAGGTCCCCGTGCCGGATGAGAGCGCCCCGGACTCGGACTCCGCCACCGAGGACGACGCCCCGCTCAAGGAGCCCCGGACCTTCAAGCGCGTCCGCAACGGGACGCAGCGGAGCAAGGCGGTCGCCACGGCACCCCGCAAGGCACCGGCCACGCCGCCCGCCTCGGAGAGCGTACCGGCGGGCGAGCCCGGCTTCCTCACCCTGGTCACCGAGCCCAAGGCCCAGGTGTTCCTCGGCGGCCAGGACCTGGGCAAGACGCCGCTCTTCAAGGTGAAGCTGCCCGCGGGCCAGCACAACCTGAAGCTGGTGGATGCCACCACCAAGGCGCACCAGGTCCCCGTGGACATCAAGCCCGGGGAGACGACCTCCGTCCGCGGCCCGTTGAGCCTGCTTTCGGACCCCTGA
- a CDS encoding head GIN domain-containing protein, translated as MSPARVSIVAAFLLFGACAHAQDSQAGASASAQQQRGDVREVPDFDEVSVSHGIRAEVKVGPKSVRLEGPAELVSRIEMDVHDGTLRTRVDKKLFSGFKGGSVRLYVSSPRVEGIHASGGSHVDADATRTDEFDVEASGGAIVNVRGVDARQVEAEASGGSKVTLAGRATDFDVEASGGSIVRALDVKGVKTLDAEASGGSRVEVDASDRVSGEASGGSVLQLVSRPSQSDVRASGGSKVVYKD; from the coding sequence ATGTCCCCCGCCCGCGTCTCAATCGTCGCCGCCTTCCTCCTCTTCGGTGCCTGTGCCCATGCCCAGGATTCTCAAGCCGGTGCGTCCGCTTCCGCACAACAGCAGCGAGGCGATGTCCGAGAGGTGCCCGACTTCGATGAGGTATCGGTGAGCCACGGCATCCGGGCCGAGGTGAAGGTGGGCCCCAAGTCCGTGCGCCTGGAGGGACCGGCCGAACTCGTGTCCCGAATCGAAATGGATGTGCATGACGGGACGCTGCGCACCCGCGTGGACAAGAAGCTCTTCAGCGGATTCAAAGGCGGCAGCGTCCGCCTGTACGTCTCCAGCCCGCGCGTCGAAGGCATCCACGCCAGCGGCGGCAGCCACGTGGACGCGGACGCCACGCGCACGGACGAGTTCGACGTCGAGGCCAGCGGCGGCGCCATCGTCAACGTCCGCGGCGTGGATGCACGCCAGGTGGAGGCCGAGGCCAGTGGTGGCTCGAAGGTGACGCTGGCGGGACGGGCAACGGACTTCGACGTCGAGGCCAGCGGGGGCTCCATCGTGCGTGCCCTGGACGTGAAGGGCGTCAAGACGCTGGACGCGGAAGCGAGCGGCGGCTCGCGCGTGGAGGTGGATGCATCCGACCGCGTCAGCGGCGAGGCCTCCGGGGGCAGCGTCCTCCAGCTCGTGTCCCGCCCGAGCCAGAGCGACGTGCGCGCCAGCGGCGGCTCCAAGGTCGTCTACAAGGACTGA
- a CDS encoding DUF429 domain-containing protein, with the protein MRFLGWDLTDPYARIPRPVDVAEVDARGQVRFSELRWPVPSKALGFTPELLRASFPLNPEDVLVIDGPQALARPGASVREAERCLRAPGRTPDVLPEPGRPFAGFVRGGVLLFAALHARGGHPLLDVDTDSLEEARLFEAFPGATWRALSVEKLGKKTSHAGRTRRQAVLEARGLRFPPGLLPTHDQLDAALCAWLGWLTRKAPTHVTAVGAPLTVDNQGWLREGRILSSAHKFSTVKGLAAQ; encoded by the coding sequence ATGCGCTTCCTGGGCTGGGATTTGACGGACCCGTACGCACGCATTCCCCGGCCAGTGGACGTGGCGGAGGTGGATGCCCGGGGGCAGGTGCGCTTCTCCGAGCTCCGGTGGCCTGTCCCCTCGAAGGCGCTCGGCTTCACCCCGGAGCTGCTGCGCGCGTCATTTCCTTTGAACCCGGAGGATGTGCTCGTCATCGATGGCCCCCAGGCGCTGGCCCGGCCGGGAGCCTCCGTGCGCGAAGCGGAGCGATGCCTGCGCGCGCCGGGACGCACGCCCGACGTGCTGCCCGAGCCTGGACGTCCCTTCGCCGGCTTCGTCCGGGGCGGGGTGCTGCTGTTCGCGGCGCTGCATGCGCGGGGTGGGCATCCCCTGTTGGACGTGGACACGGACTCGCTGGAGGAGGCCCGCCTCTTCGAGGCCTTCCCCGGCGCGACATGGCGCGCGCTGTCTGTGGAGAAGTTGGGGAAGAAGACGTCTCACGCGGGACGGACGCGAAGACAGGCGGTGCTGGAGGCGCGGGGCCTGCGCTTCCCGCCGGGCCTGCTTCCCACCCATGACCAGTTGGACGCGGCGCTGTGCGCGTGGCTCGGGTGGCTCACGCGCAAGGCCCCTACGCACGTCACCGCCGTGGGCGCACCGCTCACCGTGGATAACCAGGGCTGGCTGCGCGAGGGGCGCATCCTCTCAAGCGCCCACAAGTTCTCCACAGTGAAGGGCCTCGCCGCTCAGTGA
- a CDS encoding EB domain-containing protein produces MAHATQASRYSGIVLALMLGWGAAACRDTPSLSGAEGRLRLSARRVDFPHAYPGTRREAEVRVVNGGRAPLDVTWTDVTAPFSLEAALPVRVLAGEVPVRLRFAPEAEGTYEVILTGTASDGGQVQLVLAGEAKPVPECFTPVTCAAATFDLVTERCVESVLPDGTACEPGNACITGATCQAGRCRGEERACDDGNACTTDVCHVLDGCQSVPAPPCPAAGPCQVGTCDPRMGCATAPAPDGTLCGAAQGTCEDADVCLDGACVKRDLPEGFLCEAASPCQVSGHCRGGVCARPAAQPLKVDWEHDARAGEEQLQDLLVGPEGDVTLSGFYGTPVLDAAGKGPLVRASKPARRCMLWNDRILCMDMPMDGTVSLLERDTGTPRWTFTLADARPDFRDRTQTLFLARLAVMAPDRLAALFEAYPTDQRRDTACRMYFLVVLDAFGHMVSARELTDPMLAECNHPHPYGLASDAVGDLYVAFAPTLNTGAPLASGTPSLLMAFSSDGVPRWRRTEPLRAGELAVVNGLLLPEWGFQALSTRDGTPVGEHLAQQLGRAVATRDVVVPSASGTTVNADVDSLSFTPAATQLKGFRLPDLEPAWLYSLKEGQHLTSKELRLATWPRGAGLPPETLVLTHAVAADNQRLLVGVRARDGAEAFQCPLDYAPRTVPQLMELGPGALYLMDGALSCGECDPPFANSQPRFMRFPMPGLLPANAPWPGTFGGPGHGHHENAAH; encoded by the coding sequence ATGGCGCACGCAACGCAGGCGTCCCGGTACAGCGGCATTGTCTTGGCGCTGATGCTGGGGTGGGGAGCGGCGGCTTGTCGGGACACACCGTCCCTGTCGGGGGCGGAGGGGCGGTTGCGGTTGTCGGCGCGGCGTGTGGACTTCCCGCATGCCTACCCGGGCACCCGGCGGGAGGCCGAGGTCCGCGTGGTGAATGGCGGCCGGGCCCCGCTGGATGTCACGTGGACGGACGTGACGGCACCCTTCTCGTTGGAGGCGGCGCTGCCGGTCCGGGTGCTGGCGGGAGAGGTGCCGGTGCGTCTGCGCTTCGCGCCCGAAGCCGAAGGGACCTACGAGGTCATCCTCACCGGCACCGCGTCGGACGGCGGCCAGGTGCAGTTGGTGCTGGCGGGCGAGGCGAAGCCGGTGCCGGAGTGCTTCACGCCCGTGACGTGCGCGGCGGCCACCTTCGACCTGGTGACGGAGCGGTGCGTGGAGTCGGTGCTGCCGGACGGCACCGCGTGTGAGCCGGGCAATGCCTGCATCACCGGCGCCACCTGCCAGGCGGGGCGCTGCCGGGGCGAGGAGCGCGCCTGTGACGACGGCAACGCCTGCACCACGGACGTGTGCCACGTGCTGGACGGGTGCCAGTCCGTGCCGGCGCCGCCCTGTCCCGCGGCCGGGCCGTGTCAGGTGGGGACGTGCGACCCGCGGATGGGATGCGCCACGGCCCCCGCGCCGGACGGCACCCTCTGCGGCGCGGCCCAAGGCACCTGCGAGGACGCGGACGTGTGCCTGGATGGGGCCTGTGTGAAGCGCGACCTGCCGGAGGGCTTCCTGTGTGAAGCGGCCAGCCCGTGCCAGGTGTCGGGGCACTGCCGCGGCGGCGTGTGTGCGCGGCCCGCGGCGCAACCCCTGAAGGTGGATTGGGAGCACGACGCCCGGGCGGGAGAAGAGCAGCTTCAGGACCTGCTGGTGGGGCCGGAAGGGGACGTGACGCTGTCGGGCTTCTACGGCACGCCCGTGCTGGACGCGGCGGGCAAGGGGCCTCTGGTGCGGGCCTCCAAACCGGCGCGCCGCTGCATGCTGTGGAACGACCGGATCCTGTGCATGGACATGCCGATGGACGGGACGGTGTCGCTGCTGGAGCGCGACACGGGGACACCGCGGTGGACCTTCACCCTGGCCGACGCGCGGCCGGACTTCCGGGACAGGACGCAGACGCTCTTCCTGGCGCGGCTGGCGGTGATGGCGCCGGACCGGCTGGCGGCCCTCTTCGAGGCCTACCCCACGGACCAGCGGCGCGACACGGCGTGCCGCATGTACTTCCTGGTGGTGCTGGATGCCTTCGGCCACATGGTGTCCGCGCGCGAGTTGACGGACCCGATGCTCGCCGAGTGCAACCACCCGCACCCGTATGGCCTCGCCTCGGACGCGGTGGGGGACCTCTACGTTGCCTTCGCGCCCACGCTGAACACGGGCGCGCCGCTGGCGTCGGGGACGCCCTCGTTGCTGATGGCCTTCTCCTCGGACGGGGTGCCGCGCTGGCGGAGGACGGAGCCCCTGCGCGCGGGCGAGCTCGCGGTGGTGAACGGGCTGCTGCTGCCCGAATGGGGCTTCCAGGCGTTGAGCACCCGGGACGGAACACCGGTGGGGGAGCACCTCGCCCAGCAACTGGGCCGCGCGGTGGCCACCCGGGACGTGGTGGTGCCCAGCGCGTCGGGCACCACGGTGAACGCGGATGTGGACAGCCTGAGTTTCACGCCGGCCGCCACGCAGCTGAAGGGCTTCCGGCTCCCGGACCTGGAGCCGGCGTGGCTGTACTCGCTGAAGGAAGGCCAGCACCTGACGAGCAAGGAGCTCCGGCTGGCCACCTGGCCCAGGGGCGCGGGGCTTCCGCCCGAGACGCTGGTGTTGACGCACGCGGTGGCGGCCGACAACCAGCGGTTGCTGGTGGGCGTGCGCGCGCGGGATGGGGCGGAGGCCTTCCAGTGCCCGCTCGACTACGCGCCGCGCACGGTGCCGCAGTTGATGGAGCTGGGGCCCGGTGCCCTCTACCTGATGGATGGGGCCCTCAGTTGTGGCGAGTGCGATCCGCCCTTCGCCAACAGCCAGCCGCGCTTCATGCGCTTCCCCATGCCGGGGTTGCTGCCCGCGAACGCGCCCTGGCCCGGGACTTTCGGAGGACCGGGGCATGGGCACCATGAGAACGCGGCTCACTGA
- a CDS encoding serine/threonine protein kinase — MCPDSGVPAEGFPIDFYRGERIGKYEVVTQLSVGGMAELFLGFTSGPGGFRKYVVIKRVLPDARDNAQFERMFLDEARITAAFNHPNIAQVFDLGREDDGLYLAMEFIAGQNLNQITGACLRRQEQLPLGFTLSVARDVCMALHYAHTYTAPSGAPSPVIHRDVAQKNIMVTYDGVVKLLDFGIAKAKDSLERTNVGTVKGTTGYMSPEQVRGDTLDGRSDLFSVGVMMHELITGARLFAGKNERDEMMKILEAPVPWPSHVAPHVPEEVSKVVMRALERSREKRFANGRDMARAIEAAAGKLLLDAHDRAALMQDWFAERMSATRVMLESADGTTNGVMLDSAKRALRSDDGPYLPERKDIPTPSNGVAGMPRKPSRKVPAAAAPRKASAAVEGTPQPPESKASNVLWGLVLMGILVGGGYAAWHLSKVLNETVDEKDASALRTLPQHDPNLPVYLGPGSGPPTDAGNTETPAKVSGGEDAEGSRSKEAASARPVKGRGKLTLLVLPEAEVFRGKKRVGRTPMFNVAMPAGEHDLTIVGPDGKKRMLSVPISAGETTQFRLKLAEIPER, encoded by the coding sequence ATGTGCCCCGACAGCGGGGTGCCGGCGGAGGGTTTCCCCATCGACTTCTATCGGGGCGAGCGCATCGGGAAGTACGAGGTCGTCACGCAGCTCTCCGTGGGCGGAATGGCGGAGCTGTTCCTGGGCTTCACTTCGGGTCCGGGTGGCTTCCGCAAGTACGTGGTCATCAAGCGGGTGCTGCCGGACGCGCGGGACAATGCGCAGTTCGAACGCATGTTCCTGGACGAGGCGCGCATCACCGCGGCCTTCAACCACCCGAACATCGCGCAGGTGTTCGACCTGGGGCGCGAGGATGACGGGCTCTACCTGGCCATGGAGTTCATCGCCGGGCAGAACCTGAACCAGATTACCGGCGCGTGCCTGCGCCGCCAGGAGCAGCTCCCGCTGGGCTTCACGCTGTCGGTGGCGCGCGACGTCTGCATGGCGCTGCACTACGCGCACACCTATACGGCGCCCTCCGGCGCGCCCAGCCCCGTCATCCACCGCGACGTCGCCCAGAAGAACATCATGGTGACGTACGACGGCGTGGTGAAGCTGCTCGACTTCGGCATCGCCAAGGCGAAGGACAGCTTGGAGCGCACCAACGTCGGCACGGTGAAGGGCACCACCGGGTACATGTCCCCGGAGCAGGTGCGGGGCGATACACTGGATGGCCGCAGTGACTTGTTCTCCGTCGGGGTGATGATGCACGAGCTCATCACCGGCGCGCGCCTGTTCGCGGGCAAGAATGAGCGCGACGAGATGATGAAGATCCTGGAGGCGCCCGTCCCCTGGCCCTCGCACGTCGCGCCGCACGTGCCCGAAGAGGTGTCCAAGGTGGTGATGCGGGCGCTGGAGCGCAGCCGCGAGAAGCGCTTCGCCAACGGCCGGGACATGGCCCGGGCGATTGAAGCGGCGGCGGGCAAGTTGCTGCTGGACGCGCATGACCGGGCCGCGCTGATGCAGGACTGGTTCGCCGAGCGCATGTCCGCCACGCGCGTCATGCTGGAGTCCGCGGACGGCACCACCAACGGCGTCATGCTGGACTCCGCGAAGCGGGCCCTGCGCAGTGATGACGGACCCTACCTCCCCGAGCGCAAGGACATCCCGACGCCGTCGAACGGCGTGGCCGGCATGCCGCGCAAGCCCTCGCGCAAGGTGCCCGCTGCTGCGGCGCCCCGGAAGGCTTCGGCGGCCGTGGAGGGCACGCCGCAGCCGCCGGAGAGCAAGGCCTCCAATGTGCTGTGGGGGCTGGTGCTGATGGGCATCCTGGTGGGCGGTGGCTATGCCGCCTGGCACCTGTCGAAGGTGCTGAACGAGACGGTGGATGAAAAGGACGCGAGCGCGCTGCGCACCCTCCCCCAACACGACCCGAACCTGCCCGTCTACCTGGGACCAGGCTCGGGCCCGCCCACGGATGCCGGCAACACGGAGACTCCAGCGAAGGTGTCGGGCGGCGAGGACGCGGAGGGCTCCCGTTCCAAGGAGGCGGCGAGCGCCCGTCCGGTGAAGGGCCGGGGCAAGCTGACCTTGCTGGTGCTGCCGGAGGCGGAGGTCTTCCGAGGCAAGAAGCGGGTGGGCCGCACGCCGATGTTCAACGTGGCGATGCCCGCGGGGGAGCACGACCTGACCATCGTGGGCCCGGACGGCAAGAAGCGCATGCTGTCGGTGCCGATCAGCGCCGGGGAGACGACCCAGTTCCGGCTGAAGCTGGCGGAAATCCCCGAGCGCTGA
- the gshB gene encoding glutathione synthase codes for MAPLTIGFLMDPLETVRVDHDSTFALMLEAQKRGHQVRYFEQGWLRFNGTCAEARMRHVTVRRELGRHFDILDEAPRPVSSLDVLFMRKDPPVDAEFLHATQLVELCGTGRPPVFINEPAGLRDANEKLFSLRYPDLMPDTRVTSELPVLLDFIARNAAGTILKPVDGFAGKGILFLSATDRNARSAVDMLTRGGREAVMAQAYIPESRQGDKRILLVDGEPVGGVLRVPSDDDHRGNMAAGGVPQKAVLTPRDLEICERLKPELVKRGLRLVGIDVLGTYLTEVNVTSPTGLVEANQLDDVCVEAKVLDVAERLVAERAAR; via the coding sequence ATGGCCCCTCTGACCATTGGCTTCCTGATGGACCCGCTCGAGACGGTGCGGGTGGACCACGACTCCACGTTCGCGTTGATGCTCGAAGCGCAGAAGCGCGGCCATCAGGTGCGCTACTTCGAACAGGGCTGGTTGCGCTTCAACGGCACGTGCGCGGAGGCGCGCATGCGCCACGTCACCGTGCGCCGCGAACTGGGGCGGCACTTCGATATCCTCGACGAGGCCCCTCGCCCGGTGTCCTCGCTGGACGTGCTCTTCATGCGCAAGGACCCGCCAGTGGACGCGGAGTTCCTGCACGCCACCCAGTTGGTGGAGCTGTGCGGCACGGGCCGGCCCCCTGTCTTCATCAACGAGCCGGCGGGCCTCCGCGACGCGAACGAGAAGCTCTTCTCCCTGCGCTACCCGGACCTGATGCCGGACACGCGCGTCACCAGCGAGCTGCCGGTGCTGCTGGACTTCATTGCGCGCAACGCGGCGGGCACCATCCTCAAGCCAGTGGATGGCTTCGCGGGCAAGGGCATCCTCTTCCTGTCCGCCACGGACCGGAACGCGCGCTCCGCGGTGGACATGCTCACCCGGGGCGGCCGCGAGGCCGTCATGGCGCAGGCGTACATCCCGGAGAGCCGCCAGGGCGACAAGCGCATCCTCCTGGTGGACGGCGAGCCGGTGGGCGGCGTGCTGCGCGTCCCGTCCGACGACGACCACCGCGGCAACATGGCCGCCGGCGGCGTGCCCCAGAAGGCCGTGCTCACCCCGCGGGATTTGGAGATTTGCGAGCGCCTGAAGCCGGAGCTGGTGAAGCGCGGACTGCGGCTGGTGGGCATCGACGTGCTGGGCACCTACCTCACCGAGGTCAACGTGACGAGCCCCACCGGCCTGGTGGAGGCGAACCAGCTGGACGACGTGTGCGTGGAGGCCAAGGTGCTGGACGTGGCGGAGCGGCTCGTCGCCGAGCGCGCCGCGCGCTGA